ACGATGTTGGTTTTTTGAACGGTCTCATAACATTTCTCAGCCTTCATTACCACTCTCTAATGTCATCTTGTATGCTTGATTCTTAGGCAAATTATACTCATCAGCTATAATCTTTGCTATCTCTTTTGACTTTAAGTTTTGATTTTTTAACTCTATTACTCTTCTTTTTATTTCATCTTCGTCTATAGTAGCTTTCTTTTCTGATGGATGGACAAGAATAACAAACTCACCTTTTATCTTGTCTAGATTTTTTTCAAAAAAATCTAAAATTTCAAAAGGATTACCAATGATAAACTCTTCATGAATCTTTGTAAGCTCCTTTGCAACAACGATATTAGCTTTTTCATCAAGGTCTTTTATAAGATTGACAGTATCTATAACTCTATTTGGACTTTCATAAAGTATTAAGGTTGTATCTAACTCTATATATTTTTTCAAAACCTTTTCTTTGTGAGACCTTTTTTGTGGAAGAAATCCTAAGAAAAGAAATTTATCTGATGGTAATCCTGAGGCAGATAGTGCCACAGCTCCTGCAAATGGACCAGGAATTGGCACAACTTTTATATTATTTTCTCTTGCCTTTTTTACAACTCTATAACCAGGGTCTGAAATACATGGAGTTCCAGCATCGGAAACCAATGCTATATCTTCTTTTTCTAAAATCTTTAATATCTTTTCCGAAGCTTCTTCTTCGTTATGCTCGTGATAGCTAATCAGATGCTTATCTTCTATCCCATAGAAATTTAGCAGTTTTTTTGTTTGTCTTGTGTCTTCGCAAGCTATGTATTTAACCTTTTTAAGTGTATCTAAGGCTCTAAACGAGATATCTTTAAGATTTCCGATAGGTGTGGCAACAACATACAAAACAGCCATTAAGGTAATCTTAATGTATTATTTTGAATACTACCATAACCTACAAAGACATTATTTTTATATACAGCAACCTTACCATCCGGAAAGTATTTTTTAGAGTTTATGGTATTTACTTTAGAATAAGGAAGCTCTAATCTGTCAATATTTATCAGCTTTGATGTATAAGGTTCAATAACTGTCTTATCGTACAATTTCACTACTCTCTCGTTTTCTTTAATGTATAAAGCTACATCATTTAATCTTATTGGCGTGTTGTTTACTATTTTGTAAAAGCCATTTAAAACAACTTTATTATTTGATATATCAGCAGTATAAACTACATCCCAGCTAAATCCATTTATCGGATAAATCAAATTAATTCCGGCTGAAACAGGTTTATCCGAGTTTAGCTTTATTGTTACTCTTGGTGCTTGAATATCTTGCCACTTTAAAGAAGATGAGAGTCTGTTAGGAAATGTTGGTAAAGTTGTTACTACTACACCGTTTTTTGTATCCAAGGTTATAAAATTGTCTTTTACAGATATGACTGTTCCACGTATTAATCTTCCGTCTCCTTCAATAGATATAGTCTTCCCAATAAGATTTTCTATAAAGTTTTCTTTTGTTGGTTCTATCATGTATCCAGATATTTTTACACTGCTATCTGAAGGCTTTATAACCAAATCATTAGTGTTAGCCATTGGTAAAAGCTGAATTGGTCCAATAATCGTTTCGCCCTGTGCTAATAAAAACTGTGAATACTGAATATAAGTAGATGAACCCTTTTTATTTACTATCAAACTGTCTGCAAATGAAAAGCTAAATAAAAATAAAATTATAGCACTGACTTTCTTAAACATTTAAACTCCTTTATTGATTTTGGTAAAAAATATTATATAACAGATGGAGAAAGACCTATAAAATCTAATAAATCTGACAGTGATACTGACTCTATGTCTGAAGATACATCATCAATAACATTGTTTATCATGCTTCGTTTTTCTTCAAGCTTTTGCATTATCTTTTCTTCTACTGTATTTTGAGTTATGAATGTGTAAATATTGACTTTGTTTTTTTGACCTATTCTATGAACTCTGTCTTCTGCCTGCCACATTTTGGCCGGATTCCAATGTAAATCAAAAAATATTACATAGCTACTTGATGTTAGTGTCAATCCTTCTCCTGCTGCATTAATTGTTCCTACAAAAACTAAACATTTTTCATCTTCTACAAACTTTTTAACGGCTAAATTTTTCTCATCCGGTTTTAAAGAACCATGATAACTTACTATCTGCTGGGGTTGTAATATTGTTTTTATATTTTTAATTATTTTATCAACACCTTCATTCACAAAGTTTGTAAAAATAACAACTTTTTCTTTTTGGTCAGCTAATTCTTTTACTATTTCTTTCAACCTTTCTACCTTTGGACTGTGGATTGATTCTGGCGGGAAATTACAAATCTGTCTAAGTTTTTGGAGTGAAAAGATTAAATTTTGCTTCATCATATAATTAAAGTTTTTTTCATACTTAATTCTTTCATAGAGATTTAAAAGCCTACTTCTTTCATAGTTTAAATAGTTTTCGTAGTACTGTTTTTGTATTGGACTTAACTCAAATTTTTCTATTTCTGGCGGTAGCTTTTCCGGAAGCTGTGAAAGAACATCTTTTTTCAATCTTCTTAGCATAATAGATTTTAAAATCTCTTTTAGCTCTTCAATTGTAAGATTATCAAACTTTTGATTTGGTATAAGAAATTCCAGCAAAGATACAAGTTCTTTTATGTTGTTTTGAAGTGGAGTTCCTGATAATGCCCATCTATAATGGGCATTCTTAGAAATACTTTTAACGGCTTTTGCTTTGAATGTATCCTTATTTTTTATGTTATGAGCTTCATCTAAGACTATTAAATCAAGATTTTTTGAAAAATCTTTTAATAACACTGATTTTTCTTTATAATCGTTTTTTAAAGTATCATAGCTAATTATATAAACATGGGCTCTTATCTGCCAAAGAATATTTCTCATATCTTTTGTATCGTTGATAGTTAAAAACTGAAGTTCTGGAGCCCAATTTTTAAGATGAGACTGCCATACATTTATAAGGTTTGAAGGAACAACTACCATAGCTTTTTTTATTAAGCCCTTTATAAAAAGAATCCTGATAGCCGTGGTTGTCATTACTGTTTTTCCCGTTCCCATTTGGTCTGCAAGGAGTGCTGATTTGTTAGACAGTAAAAATTTTATCCCTTGTATCTGGTAATTAAAAAGCGGGGAGGGAAAATGTAATTCTGAATATAAATCGACATCTATCTCCGGCATAAGTATAGGTTTTATATAATCAAACAATGATAAAGTTTTATATTTAGTACTGTTTGAAACATTCTTTTTATTTTCAGACTGTCTTGGCAGATTATAAATAAAACTTCCTTTTTTTAAGTCATAAATTTTGCCAGAATCTTTTATAGATGGAATATCTTTAAAAAGATTATCACTTATTGAAACTCTTTTATCAAAATTATCTATATTAAAAACAGAAGGAGTTCTTATCTCAAAATCTACTTTCTTAATCATTTAATCCTTCTGATTCAATATATTCAATAGCTTTTATTATTCTTGAGAATGGTTCTAATATATCAATGTTTTTATATATATCATTTAAAACTCTGCCAATTTGATTTGCTATATTCTCATCTTCGGGAAAAAACTTTAGATTTAAAGCCGGAAACTTACCAGTTAAATTTTGAATTTTAATAGCATACTTTTCTTTTGGTCTAAACTCATCATGCTTTTCAAAAAGGAAAACAGGTTTTTTTAGATCTTTCCTAATAGATAGAAGATTCTTATCTAAAATAAAAATTGCAGTAAAATCTGATTCTAAACTATTTAATAATTCAAGCAAAACCTTATCTATTATTACACCTTCTTTGAAAGTTTCTCCATAAAGAATTTTTTGTAAATCATTAACTTCAACCTTGGAAGTTATCCTAAACTCAACCGGCTTTGTCCTTTCATCAACAATTAATCCACCAGCCCTTATATAATTATCTTCATTTTTTAAATTTAGATAGCAAAAATTCAATTTTTCTCCTACCATGAGTTTAAAGTATAACAAAATTATACCAATTAAAAAAGTAATAATTTACATTTTTTAAAAAAGCTTATGAAATAAGGTAAGGCCTGAGAAGTAAGATGTTGGACTTTTGTTAAACAAAGAACAAATGTTCTACCCTATATCACTTACTTACCTATCTTAACAAGTTAAGTTAATTTAGTAATTTTAGAAGTTGAAAGAAAAAGAGTCTTCTGATAATGCCATTTAAGACATATGAAAGTATAAATCCTAATATTCCTAAATTCTGAATCCTTGATCGAAATAAAAGTTTTTATTTTTAATTTTAAAAATCGTTATTTAATTAAATCAAACGATATTGAATAAAAGCTAAAATTGACTTTATTAATATAAAAAAACTTGACAAAAGGTTACTAAAGTATTATTATATTAATATATCAAAAATATTGGAGGTATTAAAATGGGAAAAGTAATAGGAATAGACCTTGGAACAACTAACTCTGTTGTTTCTGTAGTTATTGGTGGCGAACCAGTTGTTATTGCAAACCAAGAAGGATTTAGAACAACTCCATCTATTGTATCTTGGACAAAAGAAGGGGAGATTTTAGTAGGAGAGCCTGCAAAAAGAAGAGCGGTATTAGACCCCGAAAACACAATTTATGAATCTAAAAGATTTATTGGAAGAAAGTATGATGAAGTATTAAATGAGATAAAAAACGTTCCTTATAAGGTAGTTGCGGATGATAAAGGTGATGCTGCATTTAACGTTCCTAACGCCGGTAGAATTGTAAGACCGGAAGAAGTAGGAGCACAGGTTCTTAAAAAATTAAAAGAGGCGGCTGAGGCATATCTTGGAGAAAAAGTGACAGAAGCTGTAATCACAGTACCTGCCTACTTTAACGAAAGACAAAGACAGGCAACAAAAGACGCGGGCAAAATTGCCGGATTGGAAGTTAAAAGAATCATCAACGAGCCAACAGCAGCGGCACTTGCGTATGGTCTTGATAAAAAATCAGATATTAAAATTCTTGTTTATGAC
This is a stretch of genomic DNA from Sulfurihydrogenibium sp. YO3AOP1. It encodes these proteins:
- the rsmI gene encoding 16S rRNA (cytidine(1402)-2'-O)-methyltransferase, which codes for MAVLYVVATPIGNLKDISFRALDTLKKVKYIACEDTRQTKKLLNFYGIEDKHLISYHEHNEEEASEKILKILEKEDIALVSDAGTPCISDPGYRVVKKARENNIKVVPIPGPFAGAVALSASGLPSDKFLFLGFLPQKRSHKEKVLKKYIELDTTLILYESPNRVIDTVNLIKDLDEKANIVVAKELTKIHEEFIIGNPFEILDFFEKNLDKIKGEFVILVHPSEKKATIDEDEIKRRVIELKNQNLKSKEIAKIIADEYNLPKNQAYKMTLESGNEG
- a CDS encoding DEAD/DEAH box helicase, with the protein product MIKKVDFEIRTPSVFNIDNFDKRVSISDNLFKDIPSIKDSGKIYDLKKGSFIYNLPRQSENKKNVSNSTKYKTLSLFDYIKPILMPEIDVDLYSELHFPSPLFNYQIQGIKFLLSNKSALLADQMGTGKTVMTTTAIRILFIKGLIKKAMVVVPSNLINVWQSHLKNWAPELQFLTINDTKDMRNILWQIRAHVYIISYDTLKNDYKEKSVLLKDFSKNLDLIVLDEAHNIKNKDTFKAKAVKSISKNAHYRWALSGTPLQNNIKELVSLLEFLIPNQKFDNLTIEELKEILKSIMLRRLKKDVLSQLPEKLPPEIEKFELSPIQKQYYENYLNYERSRLLNLYERIKYEKNFNYMMKQNLIFSLQKLRQICNFPPESIHSPKVERLKEIVKELADQKEKVVIFTNFVNEGVDKIIKNIKTILQPQQIVSYHGSLKPDEKNLAVKKFVEDEKCLVFVGTINAAGEGLTLTSSSYVIFFDLHWNPAKMWQAEDRVHRIGQKNKVNIYTFITQNTVEEKIMQKLEEKRSMINNVIDDVSSDIESVSLSDLLDFIGLSPSVI